The Vespa velutina chromosome 19, iVesVel2.1, whole genome shotgun sequence region TGGTAAATTTTATGTTTAACAAAAGTAATATTGCTGATaagttttttaataatgattaaataaaattatttttcacggtaataatatttatagatctAAGTATTTATAGATCCAAGCTCATATAGAATTTTGGATTTGATTTTAaacttatataaatcatatataaataaagttatattatatgtaaacaGTTATATCATTGTTTATGATCGAAGTTAAAATGTCACATTCCTAACGAtaacttaaattaaaatttcttgtaattttatttcaaaagttaatcgaatttagaattattttaatgatttactTTAATGTccaatgttatatatacaataatagtaatgttcgatatatatgtaaatgaaatttagattacaatatatattcacgttatttttattttattaacgttaaataatattaagcaataaaaaagaatctgTTACATGAGTTTTACTTCTTGATCGTAATCGATGATCtatttctcgatatatatttcttttctactttcatTAAATTCTCTCGATTTTCAGTGAACCTGCTTTCAACAAACTAAACTAATTCGACAAAAATCGACTCATCTTGATTTTTccaatcgttcgttcgaatcTAAGTTTCATATAACAACGCCGTTGAAACTAACACTAAGAACAATTAACAATACAATTTCTTCTAACAAAGTATATTTATGATAGATGAATAATCGCATAAGTTCAAACGATTTAATAGAATTTCAAAATGTAAAGCTGCCAAGTGCAGTAAGACAGGAAATACGATTTCAAGTCAGAAATCAAGGAACTATTGAGAGCGACATGATTGAATTAGAACGTATGCATTCAAAGGTAGTAGTCATCAGGttggaaaatttttacttcctgatttaaaattaaaaaaaatcattgccgccgttttctatcttccttctttattaACCATTATAACTTTTCATGtcttaataaacaaattaaacgCTTGATCAAATAGGTATCAAaaatttcgatcaattttttaaatttaattaaatctgaagatgaaataaaaaaaaaaagaaataaaggcaATTCTCAAAGGAAAAATCTTTGTAAAGAACTAGCAACAAGTTGAAAGCGAAATGAGAAACCTGTAGCTTCTGAATAGTTACATTCGACGAATTCTCGAATGTAATTGAACGATAGattagtttttatcgttcattCGCTTTCAAGTTAATTCGATCTATAAtactttatcgattttttacgaaatataatacatactttccatatatgaaagaagtaaagaaataattattctataattacaatattattggAAATCTCCAAGGaccattttatcttttttaatatttacaagtaacaataaaaaaagaaaagttctcCGATAGCATGATCGTTAATttcagaaatgaaaataactcttctcttttatttcaattgtGAAAAGAATCGCTCTTGGGAAACGTTAATTCGCCTCGAAAGTGGATCGAGCTAAGGAGGTAAATCCTAAAAGcttgcgaaagagagagagagagagagaaagagagagagagagagagagaggagcttTATTTCccattggaaaagaaaagagagacgaagtaGTCCAGCAAAGAGACTCGgagatttttcttcgtaactTTTTTCTGACTTTTCCACTCTCTCGGACATGCTCAAACGCCTTCGTTTCTCCCGTTTCTTTCGagcgttttcctttttttctcattttgaaGCCAAAGAACAAGCGTAAGTTTCTTTCGATGAAGTGTGCCGTTGTCATGGTTACCATCAACTAGGATAATCGACAGGACGATTCTTTTTAGTTCAAGATATCGTATCTACTTTTACATCGATTTAaacattacataatatatatatatatatatatatatatatatatatatatatatataatatgttccATAATTATATGTTCCATAATTGATGATACTCGTATCATCTGGTGATTCTATGTGAAACATCTTGTATACATAGTACAGTATGATATAGATATTACTGACATTGACTTTATCAGGTAATATTTAAACCTAACACAAACagaaaataatgttacaaAATAGACTTGATAAAGTTAAAtgcttataattataataaaaacaactttaatttcgaaatttgAGATTACAGGTCCTCTATACGGGTAACTATGAGATAACTCGACTCTTAGAGAACTATCGAGTCAGGAAATTGTCTTTTGAACAATCTACCCGTCTACAATGAAGATTGATTGtttcttgaaaaattgtaaaaactCGTTTACGtaaaattcattcatatataagTTGAAAAATAGTTAAACAAAATTTCACATGTTCTTTTGTATTTGTTCACATTGTCCGAAAGATAGTAATCAATTGAATAAGAAAGCTTATTATACAGCAGAATTgtaccttttatttttctcggtCACTCTAGGGAAAAGCTATCGGGAAATGCGATGAATTATGTATAAGATTCTAGTACTAAAGGGAACGTTACCTCGACTTAGGTACTTTAGCAATGTCGAGATGCGGTTAAAATATGATTCTGATTCTTGAAAGTACCTAACGTCATAAATTCTgttcctttttaaatttaaaaaattataggaTATTATGTCAATAAATGTaattgaacgaataaaaagatataattagaaattttattcacaATGAAACCATTGACTCTACGAAATAAGTTTTGcttttttgaaagattttattttttatcagtaGGACAAAGGTATCACATATTTGTGAGACACAAACGTGAAACAAGACGATAGGACAGATAACGAACAACATTGATTTAATAAcatctttgaatttttttatggATCAGGTTTATTCGCAAGTCTGTAAGTAAACCAATCAGTTACTTCGGGATTTCGAAAAGAGATCCTTTTCTCGAGAAGCTTATGAGATTCCAAAGATTCCTTAAATGTTTCTTCGATACTGAACAAAAGTAATTTGATTAATCCTTTACCTGTCTAATGAGTTAAtgtaaagatatttatgatttcatcgaaaaatactgtccaatttatataaaagaatatatcgttttttcttttttttttctttttaaataattggaaaaaagatataaataaataaagtttcatttactaatattttttaaaaggtaAAGGAATCGGtcgattacaaatataaaatcgcAACAAGGATATAATAATCTAACGAGGATTGGAcgtgttttattaattttccgCGTTTCTTACtattttgtctttattttacTACTTGGCCCAGATATCCAAAATTGTGTCCAGTGATTCAGTGGCATCCAACATCCACACGaaagacaataaagataaGCAAAAAGCCATATGTGTAGCCGCATTTTCCTTGGCCAGATAATAAGCGAATGTCGTCACAAACGAATAACGACTCAAACCTATCGTCGTGTTTAACCATagtaactaaaaataattgcaaaagATAAGAGTCAacgtattagaaattattttcaaaataaacatagtttatatattataattaatactgaTATAAGCTTTAGTACATACATttggtatataaattatattacttttcattACACTCTTACCCATTTACTCGACTCTTGAGTTAAGCAATATATTACATGCATCAATGGTAGCCAGATAGCTCGAGTTACAAGATTTGTTGCCAAAGCAGCCATCAACatcttttcgataaaaaataataaaaattaatgtaataaaacgaaaatggccaagttaaaaatatactttacctcgtaaatataaagaagttGTATTGGTGGTTCTTTCAATGATCTTGGCCAGAGTCTGTACTCAGCAACAAGGCATAAAGccgagaaaacgaaaagtatCGAAGAATAAGATGGATCAAAAGGTGGATTATTTTCCTCTTCGAAACACAAACCGACTATGCATATGTGTCTGAGATAAGTGTACATTCCTGCTGAAACTATAGCTACCCAATGAGGATTAATATATCCGACGTATTCCTTGACGGTGTCCATATTGTATATTAAGCTAACGTGTTATCATTTAGATCTACCATCAATTTCGCCGTCAATTAAACATGTTACCGGAACATGTTAGTTAGGTTACAGACATACATAAATGTCAACAtcaaaattaaagagagagagagacagagagacagagagagagagagagagagggagagagagaaagaaaataaacaaaagataatCATTGAGATTTAACAAAATCGTCGTCGCagtttgaatttctttcttttataaatttgagaaatcgaaaagaaagtagTTTATTTCGATAACTCGAGATATCAGCAATGTCGTAGATATTCCTTGGATATCTCGACtttagaaagaaggaaaaaattgcTGATGGAGATGTCCGTCGATCTCCGTAATGGCAAAATTATTTTGCACGATATGGGCGTTGATGCTGAACAGCTTAAATGTGTCCATTTTTAAAACGTGTTTCGCCAATGCGATAGAGGACGATTATGGTGAACCTTTAACCACAGGACCACCTATCACGAGTTTTCTCTTTGCTGCTGGAGTCTACATCATCGTGGTTAAATCAACGCTTTTTCCACAATCCTTTCGCAAACCTAATCCAATATTACTCTGCTTTTACGAGGTTATTTTActtgaatttaaattaaaacgatttttaaaatattagattattcaaatctttcatttttttctttttaattatttagttTCTCACGACAACGTTCTTCCTGGAGTTCTCGATTGCCTGCATCTGGACAC contains the following coding sequences:
- the LOC124955871 gene encoding uncharacterized protein LOC124955871 isoform X1, with protein sequence MRIKYKKRERDHAYTSAYKVSAGMYTYLRHICIVGLCFEEENNPPFDPSYSSILFVFSALCLVAEYRLWPRSLKEPPIQLLYIYEMLMAALATNLVTRAIWLPLMHVIYCLTQESSKWLLWLNTTIGLSRYSFVTTFAYYLAKENAATHMAFCLSLLSFVWMLDATESLDTILDIWAK
- the LOC124955871 gene encoding uncharacterized protein LOC124955871 isoform X2 produces the protein MDTVKEYVGYINPHWVAIVSAGMYTYLRHICIVGLCFEEENNPPFDPSYSSILFVFSALCLVAEYRLWPRSLKEPPIQLLYIYEMLMAALATNLVTRAIWLPLMHVIYCLTQESSKWLLWLNTTIGLSRYSFVTTFAYYLAKENAATHMAFCLSLLSFVWMLDATESLDTILDIWAK
- the LOC124955872 gene encoding uncharacterized protein LOC124955872, which codes for MAKLFCTIWALMLNSLNVSIFKTCFANAIEDDYGEPLTTGPPITSFLFAAGVYIIVVKSTLFPQSFRKPNPILLCFYEFLTTTFFLEFSIACIWTPIDVLMLTSLPKAICHVTLFKIMDLTRPPKPS